CGTGTCCGAGGGACAGGTCCTCGAAGCGGGCATCGTGAGGTCCGACGCCCGGTCCGCCCGCGTCCTGGTCGTCGCCGACAGCAAGGTGACCAACACCGCCGTGCCCGACGGAGAGGCGCGCACGTACCGGCTCCAGCTCGACCTCGTCCTCAAGGACGGTCGCTGGCTGACGTCCGACGTCGAGTTCGTGGGCTGAACGACCGGCGTCCCGTATGAACAGGCATCAGAGTTGAGGAGAAAGACCGTGGCGAACACCACCTCGCGAACCCGCGGTGCCGGCTCCCCCGCCCGCCGCACCATGACCGCGGCCGCCCGCGCGGCGGCCAAGCGCGCCCGACGCGTGGAGCACCTCGCGGCCGAGGCACCGCCACGGACCGAGGAACGGTACTCCGGGCGCACGGTGGTGATCGACGCTCCGGGCGATGACGGGTGGGACGACCCGCCGGAGCCGGCATCGGAGTCCGTGTCCGTGTCCGTGTCCGTGTCCGTGTCCGAGGATGCGCTGAAGGAGAGTGCGTCCGTACGACGGCGCTGGCGACGGCTGCGCACCACGGTGTCCTGCGTCGTGCTCGTGGCAGGTCTGGTCGCCATCGCCGTGCTCGGGTGGCGCTACGGGGAGGGGCGGCGCGCGGAACAGGCGCGGGGAGAGGCGCTCGCGGCCGCGCGGAAGGCGGCGCCCGTCGTCCTGTCGTACGACTACCGGCATCTCGACCGGGACTTCGCCCGCGCCCGCACCCATCTGACCGGGTCCTTTCGCGCCGAGTACGGAAGGACCACGACGAAGGTGGTCGGACCGACCGCCAGGAAGTACCACGGTGTGGTGAAGGCGACGGTGGCGGCACCCGTGGGCGGTGGCCTGCCCGCGGCGTCCGTCGTGTCGGCCGGACCGGACAAGGCCGTGGTCCTGCTGTTCGTCAACCAGGTCACCACGAGCACCCAGGTCACGGGATCCCGCATGGATCTGAACCGGGTGCGGATGACGCTCACCCGCACCTCCGAGGGTTGGAGGGTGAGCGCCGTGGACGCGCTCTAGACGCCCCGGATCTCCACGTCCAGCCCGGCGGGAGCATCCGTTCAAGCCGCAGGCCACCACCTGGGCGTCGCCCATGCCGGCGCGTAGCCGAAACCGTTGATCGCCCAGTACAGGGCCGCCGGAGCCAGCAGGCTGCCCGAACGGCGCCGCAGCTCGCACAGAACCACCCCGGCGGCGGGTCCAGGCCCGTCGCCGGGCGGAGTCGGTCAAGACCAGGGAGCGGGTGACCAAGCGCCTGACGAGGAGCGGTCCTCCGCGAGGTGGCCCCGCAAGGCTGCGGAGCTCGATGTACGGCTTCGACAGCGTCTCGCACTGCTCGACCAGCAGCAGCTGATGTCGACGAGCCGCCGCAGATCCTCACCGCGGCGCTCGTGCTGAACCGTCAGGTCCGGATGAGCTTCCCGGGCTGAGAGGGATCGTCCCGGGGTGGCCGCGGATGCTCCGTACCTTGCCTGCGTCGGCGCGAGGGCCGGGGCGGTCGCAGGTCGGGAGCCCGGCCTCAGTCGGCGCGCCCGACGCCGCGATCCGGTGCGCTCATGTCCCCTGTGGCGGGGGTGCCGTCGGCGAGTCCGTACCGCAGGTACACGGCCCCCTTGGGGCCGGCCGCCGGTGGTTCGAGGAGCGTGAGGTTCGTGGGCACCTCGCCGCCGTCGAACACCTTCTTCCCGACGCCGAGCACGATCGGATGCACCCAGAGGTCGAGACGGTCGAAGAGCTTCTCGCGCAGAAGGCTCTGCACCAGGTCCAGGCTCCCGACGACCTTCACGTGCTCGTGCCGGTCACGGATCTCGCGTACCGCGGCGGCCAGATCCGGACCGAGCTGCGTGGACCCGGCCCACGAGAGGTCGGGCTTTCCGCGGGAGGCCACGTACTTCGGGACACGGTTGAAGAGGTCGGCGATCGCGCCGTCCTCGCCGCCCTTCTGGTGCGGCCAGTAGGCGGCGAAGATGTCGTACGTCCGCCGGCCGAGCAGGAGGGCGTCCGTGCCCTCGTACGCGGCACCGATCTGTGCCCCCGCCACCTCGTCCAGCAGGGGTGCCTGCCAGCCGCCGAACGGGAACCCGGCCGGGTCCTCGTCGGGGCCGCCGGGCGCCTGCCCGACGAGGTCGAGGGTTGCGAACAGTTCGATGTGGATGAGACCCATGGCCTACTCCCGATGAGATGGTCGTCCGGTCAAAAGGTAGACCTGCGGGAACCGGCTGACTCATCGCCGCGCGGACCCGTGCCGACCGGGAATGGTCGCGCGAAGCCGGGAGGGGTCGGTGCGCAGGCTCAGGTTTCTTGCCTTCAGCGCCGCCGCAATCGCCTGGTGGTGGACGCACCGGGGTTCCGGGGGGCTGGTTCGGGCCCATCTGCGCGACGATCGCGCGGTGGAAGGCGTCGTAGGAGCCGGTGAACCCGTAGAACGAGCGCTTCACCGCCTCGTCGTCGACGAGCATCCGGTCGTGGAGCACACAGGTCAGCCGACCTGTCGGTGGGCCGTGCCAGGATGCCCGTATGACGGAAACAATCGATCACACGGACCTCAGCCCGCTGAGACTGTTCGGCACCTCGCCCGGCAACTACAGCCTGATCCTCAGCGACAACCACTTCGGCGAAGCGACCGACCTCTTCGAAGCCGTCGGGCAGGAGGGCGGCGGCTACAGCTGGGACGCGGTCGCGCACACGGCGGTGCGCATTCATGCGCCGGAACTGGCCGACCGGATCGGGGGCTTCGATCCCGAGGCCGGGATGATGTGCGTCTACGGCGAGGACGAGGCGGCCCTGCGGGAGCTTGGGCTGCTTCTCAGCAGCGCCTTCCACGACCGCGCGAAGCTGGCCGCGCTCATCGAGGCCACCGATCCCGGAGATTGGGACTGAATCCCCTCGCTGCGCGCTGTGCCCGAAGTCGCGGTGGGTGGGTCCCGGTGATCAGGAGGGCCTATTTCTTCGGATCGCCCCTTGATCTGCATGGTCACCTTTGGGTTCCCCAGTCACTGAAAAGTGCGTTCTTCCATGTCAACGGCCACTCTCCTACGGTTCCCGAGTAACCACGAGAGACCGAAGCGCCTTGGTCGGGTGGACACGAGCCGGACGGGCGCTCAGGACAAGGAGGACGACAGCATGGCCATCAGCCTGGTGAACCCGAGTGGATTGCCCAAGGTCGATGTCTACCGGCAGGTGTCGATCTCAACCGGGTCGAAGCTGGTATTCATCGCCGGGCAGGTCGCCTGGGACGCCGAGGGGCACACGGTCGGCGAAGGCGACCTCGCCGCGCAGGTCGAGCAGTGCTACCTCAACATCTCCACCGCCCTGGCCGCGGCCGGCGGTTCCTTCGACGACGTGGCGAAGCTGACCGTCTATGTGGTCGACTGGACCCCCGACAAGATGCCCCAGCTCCTGGAGGGGATCTCCCGAGCGGCCGCGGAGCTGGGAATCACCCCGGTCCCCCCGGCCACGCTGCTGGGTGTCGCGGCACTGGACGTCCCCGAGCATCTGGTCGAGATCGAAGCCACCGCGATCCTCGACTGAGCAGACGTCGTTTCGCCCGCCTGAGCGCCGACGTGCCAACCTGCGTGCTCGGCACCTCTTGTCCGATGCGCGGCTTGACCGGGCTGTCTCGAGACCGCGGCCACGACCGGCTCCTGGGTGGCCACCCACGTCGTCGTGCGGGAGAGCTGCGAGAAGGGCGTCCGCCTCCTCGACGCACGGACCGCCAGGCGGACCGCGGACCTGGCCCCGGAGATCCCCGCCGCATGGCCGCCGATCGGCGAGGACGGCGTCCTGGAACCTGCCTCGGCGAGTACGCGTGCCAGCCGGAACGTCTGCGAGCTGCTGACGTTCCGGCTGGGTGGGAGCACGGGAGGGTCGAAGGCGCTGTACTGGTGGATCGACGGCGACGGCAGGCCGGTTCCGCTGGTGGAGGGGCAGGCCACCCCGTACGCCGAGGACCAGCCCTTCCGGGTGGACATCGCGGACGAGGGCTTCACCCGCGACCGACGCGGCCGCCCGCACGACCGCCTGGCAGGTGAAGACACCACTCGACGTGGGGGGCCGTCGGCTCCTTCAACGACGTGGCCGTCACCTCCGACGTGCGTCGCGCCGGGGCGGCGGCATGGGTTCCGCGGCAGACCCGCTGATACGGCCGTCGGTCCTCCGGCCGTATCGCTCAGCCGCTGTCGACGCGTGGGGCACCCGCCTACTGAAGCAGCTCCCAGTCCTGTGAACCGTCCGTCGACGCCGTCTGCAGCGTCAGCGGGGCACCGGCGGACGCGCCGGTCAGGTACAGGCTCGTGTTCTTGACGGACTGCAGCTTGTAGAAGCCGTCACCGGTCTTGACGAGGTTCCAGCTGCCGGTGCTGCTGTTGTCCACCCACTGGCCGATCCTCTGCCCGGCTGTCGCGTTTCCGGTCCAGATGGCCGCCGCGCGTCCGCCCGCCTTGTTCAGCAGGGTCACACCGCCGTTGGGTTCCGTCACCACGTGCCAGAACTGGGTGTCCGCGTTCGAAGCCGAGCCGGGGGCCTCCAGGCGTACGTCAGGGACGTCGCCGTTGCCGATGTTGGCGTCGTTGGTCTTGTTGCCGGTGCCGATCACCTGGTCGGTCCTGCGGTTCACCAACTGGTAGTAGGCGCCGTCGCTGTGCCCGAGGTCGATCTCGGCGAACTTGAGTGTGGAGGTGCCCTGGTTGTTGAGGATCGAGATGCGGCCGGTGCCCTCGACGTACTGGAGGCTGCGGCTGTAGCCGGCCTGGGAGGTGGTCTGGTACTCCTTCCATGTCCCGTCACTGCGCCCGCTCTCGTTGACCCAGACGTTGCCGCTGCCTGCGGCGTTGTAGACCAGCCGGCCACCCGGGAGCCGGATGATCACAGGGCTGCCGTTCATCGACAGCGCGCGCGAACCGGTGTCCGTCGGCAGCGAGTTGACCCCCGTCCCGGTGGGCGAACCGGTGTAGAACTTCAGCGGGTCGTCGGCGATCCGGTACCGGGTGTTGGCTCCGCCACCCCAGTACTCGTAGGTGAGCAGCCACTTGCCGTCCGTCGTGCGGACGACGTTGGTCATGCCGGGCCTGCCGCCGCCGATCTCCGTCTTGCCGCCGCCCATGTCCTGGGTCAGCCCGGCGAGGTCGACGACGGGTGCGCTCCAGTTCGCGCTGCGCCCGTCCCAGGTCTTGTGCACCAGGATCTGGCCCAGGGAGTCCTTGGCGGTGTCGTTGGCGGGGTCGAGGGTCGGGACGCCCGTGGTCGCGTTGAAGCCCGTGTAGTCGTTCTCGTCGGAGTAGTAGCAGACGAGGCTTCCCTTGTGGACCATCAGGTACGGCTCCCAGAGGGGATCCACCTGCCTGTTCGTGTTGGCGTCGGCGATGTTCTGCCCCGTGGCGCCCGCGCTGCCGCCCTGCCAGCCGCCGGTGGCGACGACGTTGAGGATCTTCCAGGTGGCGCCGTCGTCGGTGCTGGAGTACAGGGCGATCGCCAGGTCCTTGCGGTCACCGTCGTTGGAGGGCGTCCAGTTCGGGTCGGCCGCCTTGTGCTCCTTGTAGTAGTAGTCGTCGCCCGACACGACACTCGCGAGGAGCAGGGTGCCCTGCTTCAAGTCGCCGACGTCCTGGGGGAGGACGTAGAGGTACGGGTTGGTCCAGTTGCTCGTGTACTTCGCGTACTTGGGGTCGTCGGAGAGGTACGCCGGTGCCTTGACCTCCGACAGCGGCTGCCAGGACGTGCCGTCGTCGTCGCTCTTGTGGACCGGGAGGGTCTGCTTGTCGGCGCTGCCCGTCGCCGACACCACCGTGGACTTCTCGAACGCGGCCACCAGGCGACCGCTCGGCAGCTGCGCCGACTTGGGGTAGACCGCGCAGTTGCCGCGCCCCTTCAGACACGGCTCGCTGCCGAGCTGGTACAGGGTGCCGCCCGTCGGGTTGTACGCCTGCGCGCCGGAGGCGGGTACGGCCAGCAGCGCGGACGCCGCGGCGAAGGTGCCCAGCGCCTTTTTCAACGTGCGTCTTTGCACGGTTCCTCCTTCTAGGGGTGCCACACGGTGGTGCCGGGGCCCGTCGGCCATGAGGTGAGGTGAGGTGAGGGTGCGAGTGACGTGATGGTGGGGCGCCGGTGTCGGCGAGGACGAGGTCACGTACGTCTCAGGTGGAGGACACGTACGTCCCAGGGGTCCGAGTCGGCGCGACGCCGGCCGGACCGGATCGTCGTGGCGACGTCGGTCGGTCCACCGGCGTCGGGCACGTGTGCGTTCCCGGCCCCGGTCGTGCGGGACATGGACTCCGGAACGTTGTCAGCCGTTCCTGGCCCTGACTGCGCTGACATGTCTACGCAGTCAGAAGAGGGGCGTCAAGGGTTGCGGAAGATATTGGTGAGGTCGCGCGAACCGCCGTTTGACCTGCCGAACACGCGCCGTGCCGGGCAGGTTTCGAGCGACTGTCGTGGAGATCCGTCAGAGGGGCCTAGGGTGGAGACCCATGGCCACCACAACGCCCGAACAGCCGCCCCTCGTCGACCCCGTCGAACTCGTCGCGGATCCCTACGCGGTGTACGCGCGGCTTCGGGAGGCCGGGCCCGTGCACCGGATCGCCGGGACGGACGGGCTTCCGGCCTGGCTGGTCACGCGTTACGACGACGTACGCCAGGCCCTCGCCGATCCCCGGCTCTCCCTCGACAAGCGCAACGCGACGCCGGGTGGCTACCACGGGCTCGCGCTGCCGCCGGCGCTGGACGCGAACCTGCTGAACATGGACCCGCCGGACCACACCCGCATCCGGCGCCTGGTGTCCCGGGCGTTCACCCCGCGCCGCGTCGCCCGGCTGCGCGAACCCATCAGGCGGACCGCCGACGCGTTGCTCGACGCCATCGAACCGCACGGCCGCGCCGACCTGATCGCCTCGTACGCCGCACCCCTGCCGATCGCCGTGATCTGTGACCTGCTCGGCGTGGCCCCGCACGATCGGCACGACTTCCGGTCCTGGACCGACACCCTGATCGCTCCGGACCCGACACGACCGGAACGCGCGAAGGAAGCCGTCCGCGACATGCTGGGCTTCTTCACCCTGCTCATCGCCAGCAAGCGTGCCGAGCCGTCGGACGACCTGCTCTCCGCCCTGATCGCGGTACGCGACGACGAGGACCGGCTGAGCGAGGACGAGCTCATGTCGCTCGCCTTCCTGATCCTGTTCGCGGGGTACGAGAACACCGTCCACCTCATCGGCAACTCCACCCTGGCCCTGCTCCGCCACCCCGGGCAACTGCGTACGCTGCGTGCCGATCCCGGTCGACTGGGCGGCGCGATCGAGGAGTTGGCCCGCTACGACGGCCCCGTGCCCCTGGCCATCCGGCGCTTCCCCGTGGAGGACGTCACCATCGGCGGGGTGGTCGTTCCGGCCGGTGAGACAGTCCTGTTGTCCCTGGCCGCCGCGCACCGTGACCCGCACCGTTTCACCGACCCCGACCGGCTCGACATCGGCCGCGACGCGAGCGGTCATCTCGCTCTCGGTCATGGCATCCACTACTGTCTCGGCGCGCCGCTGGCCCGGATGGAGACCGAGATCGCTCTCGCCGCTCTCCTCGACAGGTTCCCCGGCCTGGCCCTCGACATCGCGCCGGACGAGGTGCGTTGGCGGCCGTCCATGCGGGCCCGTGGCCTGCTCGACCTGCCGGTGCGCTTCTGACGGCGGTGCCGGCCGTCCGCCGCCGCGCGGACGCGGGCGTCCGGCACCCGCGTAGTGCCGTCGCGGCGTGAACCGCGTGAGCACCTACTGGCACGTCGTACTGCCGCCGCTCGGCGCCTGACCGGGCGCCGACACCGACGCTTCGATCCCCGCCCCCGACCGACCCACAGGGTGGTCAGGGGGCGTGGTCGTGCGCCTGTCTCGGATCCAGTCCCAGACGCATTCGAAGAACCAGGGCAGCATCGGCCAGAACGGC
The DNA window shown above is from Streptomyces akebiae and carries:
- a CDS encoding dihydrofolate reductase family protein, encoding MGLIHIELFATLDLVGQAPGGPDEDPAGFPFGGWQAPLLDEVAGAQIGAAYEGTDALLLGRRTYDIFAAYWPHQKGGEDGAIADLFNRVPKYVASRGKPDLSWAGSTQLGPDLAAAVREIRDRHEHVKVVGSLDLVQSLLREKLFDRLDLWVHPIVLGVGKKVFDGGEVPTNLTLLEPPAAGPKGAVYLRYGLADGTPATGDMSAPDRGVGRAD
- a CDS encoding Imm51 family immunity protein: MTETIDHTDLSPLRLFGTSPGNYSLILSDNHFGEATDLFEAVGQEGGGYSWDAVAHTAVRIHAPELADRIGGFDPEAGMMCVYGEDEAALRELGLLLSSAFHDRAKLAALIEATDPGDWD
- a CDS encoding RidA family protein, with translation MAISLVNPSGLPKVDVYRQVSISTGSKLVFIAGQVAWDAEGHTVGEGDLAAQVEQCYLNISTALAAAGGSFDDVAKLTVYVVDWTPDKMPQLLEGISRAAAELGITPVPPATLLGVAALDVPEHLVEIEATAILD
- a CDS encoding RICIN domain-containing protein, producing MQRRTLKKALGTFAAASALLAVPASGAQAYNPTGGTLYQLGSEPCLKGRGNCAVYPKSAQLPSGRLVAAFEKSTVVSATGSADKQTLPVHKSDDDGTSWQPLSEVKAPAYLSDDPKYAKYTSNWTNPYLYVLPQDVGDLKQGTLLLASVVSGDDYYYKEHKAADPNWTPSNDGDRKDLAIALYSSTDDGATWKILNVVATGGWQGGSAGATGQNIADANTNRQVDPLWEPYLMVHKGSLVCYYSDENDYTGFNATTGVPTLDPANDTAKDSLGQILVHKTWDGRSANWSAPVVDLAGLTQDMGGGKTEIGGGRPGMTNVVRTTDGKWLLTYEYWGGGANTRYRIADDPLKFYTGSPTGTGVNSLPTDTGSRALSMNGSPVIIRLPGGRLVYNAAGSGNVWVNESGRSDGTWKEYQTTSQAGYSRSLQYVEGTGRISILNNQGTSTLKFAEIDLGHSDGAYYQLVNRRTDQVIGTGNKTNDANIGNGDVPDVRLEAPGSASNADTQFWHVVTEPNGGVTLLNKAGGRAAAIWTGNATAGQRIGQWVDNSSTGSWNLVKTGDGFYKLQSVKNTSLYLTGASAGAPLTLQTASTDGSQDWELLQ
- a CDS encoding cytochrome P450 family protein, translated to MATTTPEQPPLVDPVELVADPYAVYARLREAGPVHRIAGTDGLPAWLVTRYDDVRQALADPRLSLDKRNATPGGYHGLALPPALDANLLNMDPPDHTRIRRLVSRAFTPRRVARLREPIRRTADALLDAIEPHGRADLIASYAAPLPIAVICDLLGVAPHDRHDFRSWTDTLIAPDPTRPERAKEAVRDMLGFFTLLIASKRAEPSDDLLSALIAVRDDEDRLSEDELMSLAFLILFAGYENTVHLIGNSTLALLRHPGQLRTLRADPGRLGGAIEELARYDGPVPLAIRRFPVEDVTIGGVVVPAGETVLLSLAAAHRDPHRFTDPDRLDIGRDASGHLALGHGIHYCLGAPLARMETEIALAALLDRFPGLALDIAPDEVRWRPSMRARGLLDLPVRF